The Cucumis melo cultivar AY chromosome 6, USDA_Cmelo_AY_1.0, whole genome shotgun sequence genome includes a region encoding these proteins:
- the LOC127149995 gene encoding uncharacterized protein LOC127149995 yields MLQDVAVQLGLPVDGEPLTGSLRWSGALPASEQSVNMLLTYRRTFDRLRRSQVKNKIIFCLLAYSCISSHSVFVYCSAFRFRVHFVFTTSFLHFFHSLFVILSSPHTPDCSSFRFRPSPFRCHSPVLSTRITSEFARKWVPLCKKYSIEPRAPKWYFALKIDYLKDKVQPSFVKERRTMKV; encoded by the exons ATGCTACAGGATGTTGCAGTGCAGTTGGGGTTGCCAGTGGATGGGGAGCCTCTGACAGGATCATTAAG ATGGAGTGGTGCTCTACCTGCATCTGAACAGTCAGTAAATATGTTGCTGACATATCGAAGGACATTTGATCGGCTGAGGCGGTCTCAG gttaaaaataagataattttttGTCTGCTCGCCTATTCGTGTATTTCGTCGCATTCCGTCTTCGTCTACTGCTCTGCATTTCGTTTTCGTGTACATTTCGTTTTCACCACTTCATTTCTTCACTTCTTCCATTCTCTGTTCGTCATTTTGTCTTCGCCCCATACCCCTGACTGTTCGTCATTTCGTTTTCGCCCTTCGCCCTTTCGttgtcactcgccag TGCTCTCCACTCGAATAACCTCAGAATTTGCTAGAAAATGGGTTCCCTTATGCAAAAAGTACAGCATTGAGCCACGAGCACCAAAGTGGTATTTTGCTCTGAAGATTGATTATTTAAAGGACAAGGTTCAACCATCATTTGTGAAGGAGCGGAGAACAATGAAG GTTTGA
- the LOC103484220 gene encoding cation/H(+) antiporter 3-like, translating into MGEEIRLNPNMTSTICIDIPTYVNSKGLWVDDSEWWLKPSLPLLELQLIVLSFSLAITYFFLKRFGISKISCQILVGLAFGWSWNEGEEAKLQHLNVGSQDVLVLLANFGYTLYILLTVAKYDLKMTIRTGKASLIIGMSALLLPLIIQTLVESMAVEEWELTEIQIGSLPLLISFHATTSFPVVASLVKELHIMNSELGRLGLSSALVSDIFGTFIMIIKGQILQYRINPSLMSTEIGVYIMLILVALFVLRPAMLWIIKHTPQGMAVKNCYIEGVIFVTLLYTVLETFTGHACIIGAYVLGLAIPDGAPLASTLVNKIECLVENVFMPIFVTTCALRADLSKISSTTFDVVFTKLNVTLLCVACTVKLVASVSSSKYCKLPFKDALALSLIMCSKGPVELITYTMSTDYNAVDRELFGCFVVYILLFATIVPIGVKGLYDPSRKYAGYQNRNIMHLNRFNDELRLLACIHQHENVNAIIHLLNLSCPTIENPIIVHLFHLIELPGRFAPIFISHKRQNNPFDKRSYSRHIIHAFDKFERENDGTVYVECFTAVSPCTVMHNDVCTLALDKTASFIILPFHITWTMDGYIERVDNNVRILNYNVLKRAPCSIGIFIDRGKLEHIRARMSSSRMTSSYSVCVIFLGGKDDREALSYAKRMVKDLRVELTVLRLKAPEDYQNRSKLHNSWEYIMDEEVVKDFKGKCLGDERVVYEEEVCGDGQETAFLLRKVVDMFDLMIVGRRNGLETPQTDGLNEWNEFPELGHLGDLIASSDINNGTSLLVIQQQQISHDTSKYIRL; encoded by the exons ATGGGAGAGGAGATACGGTTGAATCCAAATATGACAAGTACAATTTGTATAGATATTCCAACTTATGTAAATTCCAAAGGTTTATGGGTTGATGACTCTGAATGGTGGTTGAAGCCATCTTTGCCTCTTCTTGAGCTTCAGTTGATTGTGTTATCCTTCTCCTTGGCAATTACATATTTCTTTCTCAAGCGTTTTGGTATCTCCAAGATTTCCTGTCAAATTCTT GTCGGGTTGGCATTCGGGTGGTCATGGAATGAAGGGGAGGAGGCAAAACTACAGCATTTGAATGTGGGGAGTCAAGATGTGTTAGTGTTACTAGCAAATTTTGGGTATACATTGTACATATTACTAACTGTAGcaaaatatgatttaaaaatgACAATAAGAACCGGAAAAGCTTCATTAATCATTGGCATGTCAGCCTTGTTACTCCCTCTAATCATACAGACATTGGTAGAAAGTATGGCTGTTGAAGAGTGGGAATTAACAGAGATACAAATAGGATCCCTCCCCTTGTTGATTAGCTTTCATGCAACAACTTCATTTCCTGTTGTTGCTTCACTTGTAAAAGAGCTTCATATTATGAACTCAGAATTGGGGCGTTTAGGTCTTTCATCTGCCTTGGTCAGTGACATTTTTGGTACATTCATTATGATCATAAAAGGGCAAATCCTACAGTACCGTATAAACCCTTCACTAATGTCGACTGAAATAGGTGTCTATATAATGCTCATACTTGTGGCTTTGTTTGTGTTAAGACCTGCAATGCTTTGGATTATCAAACACACCCCTCAAGGAATGGCTGTGAAGAACTGTTACATTGAAGGAGTTATTTTTGTAACTCTTTTGTACACTGTTTTGGAGACTTTTACAGGTCATGCTTGCATTATAGGAGCTTATGTTTTGGGGTTGGCCATTCCTGATGGAGCTCCTTTAGCATCAACACTTGTGAATAAAATTGAGTGCCTtgttgaaaatgtttttatgcCTATTTTTGTCACTACCTGTGCTTTGAGAGCTGATTTGTCAAAGATTTCATCCACTACGTTTGATGTTGTTTTCACTAAATTGAACGTAACTCTGCTTTGTGTGGCCTGTACTGTCAAATTAGTAGCTTCTGTTTCGTCTTCTAAGTATTGCAAGTTGCCCTTCAAGGATGCTTTGGCACTTTCTCTTATCATGTGCTCCAAAGGTCCTGTGGAATTGATTACCTACACAATGTCCACAGACTACaat GCTGTCGACCGTGAGCTTTTTGGATGCTTCGTTGTTTACATATTGTTGTTTGCAACCATAGTGCCAATTGGAGTTAAAGGGTTGTATGATCCTTCAAGGAAATATGCTGGCTACCAAAATAGAAACATCATGCATTTGAACCGCTTCAATGATGAGCTTAGACTCCTTGCCTGCATTCACCAACATGAAAACGTTAATGCCATTATTCATCTTTTGAATCTTTCGTGCCCTACAATCGAGAACCCAATTATTGTTCATTTATTCCATCTCATCGAGCTACCAGGTCGATTCGCTCCCATCTTCATTTCACACAAGCGTCAGAACAACCCCTTCGACAAGCGCTCCTACTCCCGACACATCATTCATGCCTTTGATAAGTTTGAGAGAGAGAATGATGGGACAGTGTATGTTGAATGCTTCACTGCTGTCTCACCATGCACGGTCATGCACAACGATGTATGCACATTGGCACTTGACAAGACTGCATCATTTATAATACTTCCTTTCCATATAACATGGACCATGGATGGTTACATCGAAAGAGTTGACAACAACGTCAGGATATTGAACTACAACGTCCTCAAAAGAGCTCCTTGTTCAATTGGCATCTTCATCGACAGAGGAAAATTAGAACATATCAGAGCAAGAATGTCGTCATCGAGAATGACAAGTAGTTACTCAGTGTGTGTTATTTTCCTGGGAGGGAAGGATGATAGGGAGGCACTATCATATGCTAAACGTATGGTAAAGGACTTGAGAGTGGAGCTAACAGTGCTTCGACTGAAGGCACCGGAAGATTACCAAAATAGATCAAAGTTACATAACAGTTGGGAATATATAATGGATGAAGAAGTTGTTAAAGATTTTAAAGGAAAGTGTTTGGGAGATGAGAGAGTTGTATATGAAGAAGAGGTTTGTGGAGATGGACAAGAAACAGCATTCTTACTTAGAAAAGTAGTAGATATGTTTGATCTAATGATAGTAGGAAGAAGAAATGGTTTAGAAACACCTCAAACTGATGGTCTCAACGAATGGAATGAGTTTCCAGAGCTTGGACATTTGGGAGATTTGATCGCCTCAAGTGACATCAACAATGGAACTTCGTTGTTGGTAATACAACAACAACAAATCTCACATGACACTTCCAAGTATATTCGTCTTTAG